The following proteins are encoded in a genomic region of Ictalurus furcatus strain D&B chromosome 6, Billie_1.0, whole genome shotgun sequence:
- the prmt2 gene encoding protein arginine N-methyltransferase 2 isoform X1, whose product MLEMSGSENTHTNSNIITQEFIALEDFNATGAEQLSFTAGDTLLVHEQVCTDWWWAERSGCFGYVPSAFLHRGVEDVEDAWQDEEYFSTYGTLKLHLEMLSDRPRTETYRQVIVSNSAALRGKVVMDLGCGTGIISLFCGRLAQPAAVYAVEASSVAEHTEKLVKLNRCDDVVTVFRSRAEDLMLPSKVDVLVSEWMGNCLLFEFMVESVLRVRDRWLKDGGMMWPSSASLSLVPCQAHADYSQKMEFWENLYGLDFSCLQPVAQEEFFSKPKFSHQLDPADCLSTPCDVISLDMHTLSVSDLEKLSGEFRFTIERSGTLHGFTAWFSTFFHSLDEGGSSLELNTGPHAESTHWKQTLFMLDGPIGVEEGDCVGGAITLQRNPIWRRHMSITIEWRIKRRDDPTFCEVSLLKNVNMKCSVNISIVRFSLESL is encoded by the exons atgttggagatgagtggaagtgagaacacacacactaacagtaACATTATTACACAGGAGTTTATAGCGTTAGAGGATTTTAACGCTACAGGAGCAGAACAG TTGAGTTTCACAGCCGGAGACACGCTGCTGGTTCATGAGCAGGTTTGTACAGACTGGTGGTGGGCCGAGCGGAGCGGCTGCTTCGGCTACGTTCCCTCAGCTTTCCTCCACCGAGGAGTCGAGGATGTGGAAGACGCCTGGCAGGACGAGGAGTATTTCAGCACCTATGGGACTCTG aagCTTCACCTGGAGATGCTCTCGGACCGGCCGCGTACCGAAACCTACAGACAGGTGATCGTGAGCAACAGCGCCGCCCTGAGGGGGAAAGTGGTGATGGATTTGGGATGCGGTACCGGCATTATCAGCCTCTTCTGTGGCCGTTTAGCACAGCCTGCAGCT GTGTATGCGGTGGAGGCGAGCTCGGTGGCCgaacacacagagaaactggTGAAATTGAATAGGTGTGACGATGTCGTGACCGTATTTCGATCCAGAGCTGAAGATCTGATGCTTCCGTCCAAGGTGGACGTCCTGGTCTCAGAGTGGATGGGGAACTGCTTACTG tttgaGTTCATGGTGGAGTCTGTGCTCCGTGTGCGGGACCGCTGGCTGAAGGACGGAGGGATGATGTGGCCATCTTCTGCCTCTCTGAGCCTAGTTCCCTGTCAGGCCCACGCTGACTACAGCCAGAAAATGGAATTCTGGGAAAATCTCTACGGCCTGGACTTCAGCTGTCTGCA acCTGTTGCGCAGGAGGAGTTCTTCTCCAAGCCAAAATTCAGCCATCAGCTTGACCCTGCCGACTGTCTCTCCActccatgtgatgtcatcagtcTGGACATGCACACCCTGAGTGTGTCTGATCTGGAG aagctGAGCGGAGAGTTCAGATTCACCATAGAAAGATCTGGAACTCTGCATGGCTTCACTGCCTGGTTCAGCACATTCTTCCATAGTTTAGATGAGGGAGGATCATCACTGGAGCTCAACACCGGACCACACGCTGA GTCGACTCACTGGAAACAGACTCTGTTCATGTTAGACGGACCAATCGGAGTTGAGGAAGGTGACTGTGTGGGCGGGGCCATCACGCTACAGAGGAACCCTATTTGGAGACGGCACATGtcaatcaccatagagtggcgtATAAAGAGGAGGGACGATCCGACGTTCTGTGAGGTGAGTCTTTTAAAGAACGTAAATATGAAATGTTCAGTTAATATCAGTATTGTAAGGTTCAGTCTGGAGTCTTTGTGA
- the prmt2 gene encoding protein arginine N-methyltransferase 2 isoform X2 has protein sequence MLEMSGSENTHTNSNIITQEFIALEDFNATGAEQLSFTAGDTLLVHEQVCTDWWWAERSGCFGYVPSAFLHRGVEDVEDAWQDEEYFSTYGTLKLHLEMLSDRPRTETYRQVIVSNSAALRGKVVMDLGCGTGIISLFCGRLAQPAAVYAVEASSVAEHTEKLVKLNRCDDVVTVFRSRAEDLMLPSKVDVLVSEWMGNCLLFEFMVESVLRVRDRWLKDGGMMWPSSASLSLVPCQAHADYSQKMEFWENLYGLDFSCLQPVAQEEFFSKPKFSHQLDPADCLSTPCDVISLDMHTLSVSDLEKLSGEFRFTIERSGTLHGFTAWFSTFFHSLDEGGSSLELNTGPHAESTHWKQTLFMLDGPIGVEEGDCVGGAITLQRNPIWRRHMSITIEWRIKRRDDPTFCENPFSLVVVFLYLPGKVHHLQTRRLI, from the exons atgttggagatgagtggaagtgagaacacacacactaacagtaACATTATTACACAGGAGTTTATAGCGTTAGAGGATTTTAACGCTACAGGAGCAGAACAG TTGAGTTTCACAGCCGGAGACACGCTGCTGGTTCATGAGCAGGTTTGTACAGACTGGTGGTGGGCCGAGCGGAGCGGCTGCTTCGGCTACGTTCCCTCAGCTTTCCTCCACCGAGGAGTCGAGGATGTGGAAGACGCCTGGCAGGACGAGGAGTATTTCAGCACCTATGGGACTCTG aagCTTCACCTGGAGATGCTCTCGGACCGGCCGCGTACCGAAACCTACAGACAGGTGATCGTGAGCAACAGCGCCGCCCTGAGGGGGAAAGTGGTGATGGATTTGGGATGCGGTACCGGCATTATCAGCCTCTTCTGTGGCCGTTTAGCACAGCCTGCAGCT GTGTATGCGGTGGAGGCGAGCTCGGTGGCCgaacacacagagaaactggTGAAATTGAATAGGTGTGACGATGTCGTGACCGTATTTCGATCCAGAGCTGAAGATCTGATGCTTCCGTCCAAGGTGGACGTCCTGGTCTCAGAGTGGATGGGGAACTGCTTACTG tttgaGTTCATGGTGGAGTCTGTGCTCCGTGTGCGGGACCGCTGGCTGAAGGACGGAGGGATGATGTGGCCATCTTCTGCCTCTCTGAGCCTAGTTCCCTGTCAGGCCCACGCTGACTACAGCCAGAAAATGGAATTCTGGGAAAATCTCTACGGCCTGGACTTCAGCTGTCTGCA acCTGTTGCGCAGGAGGAGTTCTTCTCCAAGCCAAAATTCAGCCATCAGCTTGACCCTGCCGACTGTCTCTCCActccatgtgatgtcatcagtcTGGACATGCACACCCTGAGTGTGTCTGATCTGGAG aagctGAGCGGAGAGTTCAGATTCACCATAGAAAGATCTGGAACTCTGCATGGCTTCACTGCCTGGTTCAGCACATTCTTCCATAGTTTAGATGAGGGAGGATCATCACTGGAGCTCAACACCGGACCACACGCTGA GTCGACTCACTGGAAACAGACTCTGTTCATGTTAGACGGACCAATCGGAGTTGAGGAAGGTGACTGTGTGGGCGGGGCCATCACGCTACAGAGGAACCCTATTTGGAGACGGCACATGtcaatcaccatagagtggcgtATAAAGAGGAGGGACGATCCGACGTTCTGTGAG AATCCTTTTTCTCTCGTGGTGGTATTTTTGTATCTTCCTGGTAAAGTTCATCATCTCCAAACTCGCAGGTTAATTTGA
- the LOC128609330 gene encoding zinc finger protein 239 produces the protein MTGESLYSHEGIKEEDTHEPETHSEPPGSEARGTPEHRANLTCDPATRFDRRFCKGGPDKPYTCQICSKTFVTSSHLALHVCARTGERKHERSRYRCRKHTCAKVFSRPSQLVRHMAVHVGEKPFKCPDCGRCFGRGSHLETHRRLHTGEKPFKCGVCGKSFTQKSGLIVHVRKHTGERPYKCDKCGEAFRTAAHLLSHQAVEAGEGRHTCATCRKSFRTVSALRQHEKIHRDSHDSLTHTCSVCCAAFVCTSELHDELRDTESAVRVFHCRVCSVVFTDMDAFENHCEKHQREKSVYGVEEDELEEDEEEEEVGKRKNDARDPPFRPHVATSATRYTSEVSTRSKTRARSTTEGVN, from the coding sequence ATGACAGGTGAAAGCTTGTACTCTCACGAAGGTATTAAGGAAGAGGACACGCACGAACCTGAGACGCACTCGGAGCCTCCTGGTTCCGAGGCGCGTGGGACGCCGGAACACCGCGCAAATCTGACCTGTGACCCCGCCACACGTTTTGACAGGCGTTTCTGTAAAGGAGGACCGGATAAACCGTATACATGCCAGATTTGCAGCAAGACGTTTGTCACCTCGTCACACCTGGCGCTCCACGTGTGCGCACGCACCGGTGAGAGGAAGCACGAGCGCAGCAGGTACAGGTGCAGGAAGCACACGTGCGCCAAGGTGTTCTCTCGGCCGTCCCAGCTGGTGCGCCACATGGCCGTCCACGTGGGCGAGAAGCCCTTCAAGTGCCCGGATTGCGGCAGGTGTTTCGGACGTGGGTCGCACCTGGAGACTCATCGGCGGCTCCACACGGGCGAGAAGCCCTTCAAGTGCGGCGTGTGCGGCAAGTCGTTCACGCAGAAGTCCGGCCTCATCGTACACGTCAGGAAACACACGGGTGAGCGGCCGTACAAGTGCGACAAGTGCGGCGAGGCGTTTCGTACCGCCGCTCACCTCCTGTCCCACCAGGCCGTCGAGGCGGGAGAGGGCCGGCACACCTGCGCCACGTGCCGTAAAAGCTTCAGGACTGTTTCAGCGCTTAGGCAGCATGAGAAGATTCACAGAGATTCACATGATTCACTCACGCACACGTGTAGCGTGTGCTGTGCTGCTTTCGTCTGCACGTCTGAACTGCACGACGAGCTCCGTGACACCGAGTCGGCCGTGCGCGTCTTTCACTGCAGAGTCTGCAGCGTCGTTTTCACGGACATGGACGCCTTCGAGAATCACTGCGAGAAgcaccagagagagaaaagtgttTACGGAGTAGAGGAAGACGAGctggaggaagatgaggaagaagaagaggtgggaaaaagaaagaacgacgCTCGAGACCCGCCGTTTCGGCCGCACGTGGCGACTTCAGCGACGCGCTACACGTCTGAGGTCAGCACACGCTCCAAAACCAGAGCCAGGAGTACCACCGAGGGAGTGAACTGA
- the prmt2 gene encoding protein arginine N-methyltransferase 2 isoform X3, with translation MLEMSGSENTHTNSNIITQEFIALEDFNATGAEQLSFTAGDTLLVHEQVCTDWWWAERSGCFGYVPSAFLHRGVEDVEDAWQDEEYFSTYGTLLHLEMLSDRPRTETYRQVIVSNSAALRGKVVMDLGCGTGIISLFCGRLAQPAAVYAVEASSVAEHTEKLVKLNRCDDVVTVFRSRAEDLMLPSKVDVLVSEWMGNCLLFEFMVESVLRVRDRWLKDGGMMWPSSASLSLVPCQAHADYSQKMEFWENLYGLDFSCLQPVAQEEFFSKPKFSHQLDPADCLSTPCDVISLDMHTLSVSDLEKLSGEFRFTIERSGTLHGFTAWFSTFFHSLDEGGSSLELNTGPHAESTHWKQTLFMLDGPIGVEEGDCVGGAITLQRNPIWRRHMSITIEWRIKRRDDPTFCEVSLLKNVNMKCSVNISIVRFSLESL, from the exons atgttggagatgagtggaagtgagaacacacacactaacagtaACATTATTACACAGGAGTTTATAGCGTTAGAGGATTTTAACGCTACAGGAGCAGAACAG TTGAGTTTCACAGCCGGAGACACGCTGCTGGTTCATGAGCAGGTTTGTACAGACTGGTGGTGGGCCGAGCGGAGCGGCTGCTTCGGCTACGTTCCCTCAGCTTTCCTCCACCGAGGAGTCGAGGATGTGGAAGACGCCTGGCAGGACGAGGAGTATTTCAGCACCTATGGGACTCTG CTTCACCTGGAGATGCTCTCGGACCGGCCGCGTACCGAAACCTACAGACAGGTGATCGTGAGCAACAGCGCCGCCCTGAGGGGGAAAGTGGTGATGGATTTGGGATGCGGTACCGGCATTATCAGCCTCTTCTGTGGCCGTTTAGCACAGCCTGCAGCT GTGTATGCGGTGGAGGCGAGCTCGGTGGCCgaacacacagagaaactggTGAAATTGAATAGGTGTGACGATGTCGTGACCGTATTTCGATCCAGAGCTGAAGATCTGATGCTTCCGTCCAAGGTGGACGTCCTGGTCTCAGAGTGGATGGGGAACTGCTTACTG tttgaGTTCATGGTGGAGTCTGTGCTCCGTGTGCGGGACCGCTGGCTGAAGGACGGAGGGATGATGTGGCCATCTTCTGCCTCTCTGAGCCTAGTTCCCTGTCAGGCCCACGCTGACTACAGCCAGAAAATGGAATTCTGGGAAAATCTCTACGGCCTGGACTTCAGCTGTCTGCA acCTGTTGCGCAGGAGGAGTTCTTCTCCAAGCCAAAATTCAGCCATCAGCTTGACCCTGCCGACTGTCTCTCCActccatgtgatgtcatcagtcTGGACATGCACACCCTGAGTGTGTCTGATCTGGAG aagctGAGCGGAGAGTTCAGATTCACCATAGAAAGATCTGGAACTCTGCATGGCTTCACTGCCTGGTTCAGCACATTCTTCCATAGTTTAGATGAGGGAGGATCATCACTGGAGCTCAACACCGGACCACACGCTGA GTCGACTCACTGGAAACAGACTCTGTTCATGTTAGACGGACCAATCGGAGTTGAGGAAGGTGACTGTGTGGGCGGGGCCATCACGCTACAGAGGAACCCTATTTGGAGACGGCACATGtcaatcaccatagagtggcgtATAAAGAGGAGGGACGATCCGACGTTCTGTGAGGTGAGTCTTTTAAAGAACGTAAATATGAAATGTTCAGTTAATATCAGTATTGTAAGGTTCAGTCTGGAGTCTTTGTGA
- the prmt2 gene encoding protein arginine N-methyltransferase 2 isoform X4, with amino-acid sequence MLEMSGSENTHTNSNIITQEFIALEDFNATGAEQLSFTAGDTLLVHEQVCTDWWWAERSGCFGYVPSAFLHRGVEDVEDAWQDEEYFSTYGTLKLHLEMLSDRPRTETYRQVIVSNSAALRGKVVMDLGCGTGIISLFCGRLAQPAAVYAVEASSVAEHTEKLVKLNRCDDVVTVFRSRAEDLMLPSKVDVLVSEWMGNCLLFEFMVESVLRVRDRWLKDGGMMWPSSASLSLVPCQAHADYSQKMEFWENLYGLDFSCLQPVAQEEFFSKPKFSHQLDPADCLSTPCDVISLDMHTLSVSDLEKLSGEFRFTIERSGTLHGFTAWFSTFFHSLDEGGSSLELNTGPHAESTHWKQTLFMLDGPIGVEEGDCVGGAITLQRNPIWRRHMSITIEWRIKRRDDPTFCEEKTKRFPMWR; translated from the exons atgttggagatgagtggaagtgagaacacacacactaacagtaACATTATTACACAGGAGTTTATAGCGTTAGAGGATTTTAACGCTACAGGAGCAGAACAG TTGAGTTTCACAGCCGGAGACACGCTGCTGGTTCATGAGCAGGTTTGTACAGACTGGTGGTGGGCCGAGCGGAGCGGCTGCTTCGGCTACGTTCCCTCAGCTTTCCTCCACCGAGGAGTCGAGGATGTGGAAGACGCCTGGCAGGACGAGGAGTATTTCAGCACCTATGGGACTCTG aagCTTCACCTGGAGATGCTCTCGGACCGGCCGCGTACCGAAACCTACAGACAGGTGATCGTGAGCAACAGCGCCGCCCTGAGGGGGAAAGTGGTGATGGATTTGGGATGCGGTACCGGCATTATCAGCCTCTTCTGTGGCCGTTTAGCACAGCCTGCAGCT GTGTATGCGGTGGAGGCGAGCTCGGTGGCCgaacacacagagaaactggTGAAATTGAATAGGTGTGACGATGTCGTGACCGTATTTCGATCCAGAGCTGAAGATCTGATGCTTCCGTCCAAGGTGGACGTCCTGGTCTCAGAGTGGATGGGGAACTGCTTACTG tttgaGTTCATGGTGGAGTCTGTGCTCCGTGTGCGGGACCGCTGGCTGAAGGACGGAGGGATGATGTGGCCATCTTCTGCCTCTCTGAGCCTAGTTCCCTGTCAGGCCCACGCTGACTACAGCCAGAAAATGGAATTCTGGGAAAATCTCTACGGCCTGGACTTCAGCTGTCTGCA acCTGTTGCGCAGGAGGAGTTCTTCTCCAAGCCAAAATTCAGCCATCAGCTTGACCCTGCCGACTGTCTCTCCActccatgtgatgtcatcagtcTGGACATGCACACCCTGAGTGTGTCTGATCTGGAG aagctGAGCGGAGAGTTCAGATTCACCATAGAAAGATCTGGAACTCTGCATGGCTTCACTGCCTGGTTCAGCACATTCTTCCATAGTTTAGATGAGGGAGGATCATCACTGGAGCTCAACACCGGACCACACGCTGA GTCGACTCACTGGAAACAGACTCTGTTCATGTTAGACGGACCAATCGGAGTTGAGGAAGGTGACTGTGTGGGCGGGGCCATCACGCTACAGAGGAACCCTATTTGGAGACGGCACATGtcaatcaccatagagtggcgtATAAAGAGGAGGGACGATCCGACGTTCTGTGAG gaGAAGACAAAGCGTTTCCCCATGTGGAGGTGA